A single Deltaproteobacteria bacterium DNA region contains:
- a CDS encoding DUF1566 domain-containing protein: MRYTNGMVLGVLLLSVTAVAWAGSLDDIGAPTSADSAMYTLEDVYNRLNSNTQATKRSGAFTEPSAGPDSTGHTLDQVYEKAIPTQVPKTGQTTSYRTHDDGDLEKGVTWPSPRFTDNEDGTVTDNLTGLIWLKNANCAGGTVNWNTAVDYCAALYDGCTGCFGGEADCGLSDGSVAGDWRLPNAKELHSLIDFGQYNPALPSGNPFTGVQSYHYWTSSTYGDDTDYAWYVHLYYGRVYCDVKTRTYYVWPVRGGQ, encoded by the coding sequence ATGCGTTACACGAATGGGATGGTGTTGGGCGTGCTGTTGTTGAGTGTTACTGCTGTGGCCTGGGCGGGGAGCCTGGATGATATAGGTGCTCCTACCAGTGCGGACAGCGCCATGTACACGCTGGAGGATGTTTATAACCGCCTGAACAGCAATACCCAGGCGACCAAACGGAGCGGCGCGTTTACCGAGCCGTCTGCAGGGCCTGACTCGACCGGGCACACCTTGGATCAGGTGTACGAGAAAGCAATTCCCACACAGGTGCCCAAGACCGGTCAGACCACCAGCTATCGCACCCATGATGATGGTGATCTTGAAAAAGGTGTTACGTGGCCCAGCCCGCGGTTTACGGATAATGAGGATGGTACGGTCACGGACAACCTCACAGGCTTGATCTGGCTCAAGAACGCAAATTGCGCTGGCGGCACGGTAAACTGGAATACGGCTGTGGATTATTGCGCTGCGTTGTACGACGGCTGCACGGGTTGTTTTGGTGGGGAAGCAGATTGCGGACTCAGCGACGGCTCGGTTGCCGGAGATTGGCGTCTCCCCAATGCCAAAGAACTGCATAGCCTGATCGATTTTGGGCAATACAATCCTGCGCTGCCTTCGGGAAATCCCTTTACGGGCGTGCAGTCGTACCACTACTGGACGAGTTCGACGTACGGGGACGATACTGACTACGCGTGGTACGTGCACCTGTACTATGGCCGCGTCTACTGCGACGTTAAGACCCGCACATACTACGTGTGGCCTGTTCGCGGAGGACAATAG
- a CDS encoding VWA domain-containing protein — protein sequence MEHVLCDLMAALRGSGVRISPSETMDALRAASLVGFEERGVLRDALSVALAKSRTEKEIFTDCFDRFFSPDGFMAPGAQSPPVPSAAAPDSLDSPLSRMLLSGDQAGLSMAMREAAEKSEISGIFFFTQKSLFIQRILQGMGLEGLDRDITRLSREDRKASQQKGGTLKTQKAFLFEQVRDFVEQQYAVYAASAREAIMDRYLRDMKLSNLEERDYERMHRIIQKMVKALNDTHSRRKRGARRGILDLKKTLRENIAYQGLIFAPRWKAKKIDRPDMVVLCDISRSVEAVSRFTLLFLYSLNDEIARIRSFVFCSNMAEVSHIFEAYGVDEALVRLQKGTGLGVGLGRTDYGQTFRELKNHGLERIGRRTTVLILGDARNNYGAPETGILSLIHKRARRVIWLNPESPPFWGTGDSEMKRYLPFCTLARECSSVNHLERVVGYLVRDG from the coding sequence ATGGAACATGTCCTGTGCGATCTGATGGCGGCCCTGAGGGGATCGGGGGTGAGGATATCGCCGTCCGAAACCATGGATGCCCTGCGGGCGGCCTCGCTGGTGGGCTTCGAGGAGAGAGGCGTCCTGCGCGATGCACTCTCTGTGGCGTTGGCCAAGTCCCGGACTGAAAAGGAAATCTTCACGGATTGCTTTGATCGGTTTTTTTCCCCGGACGGGTTTATGGCTCCCGGCGCCCAATCCCCTCCTGTTCCCTCGGCTGCGGCCCCCGACAGTCTCGATTCCCCCCTTTCCCGGATGCTTCTATCAGGCGACCAGGCGGGTCTCTCCATGGCCATGCGGGAGGCCGCAGAAAAGTCCGAGATAAGCGGGATCTTTTTTTTCACCCAGAAGAGCCTCTTTATACAAAGGATCCTTCAGGGCATGGGTCTGGAAGGGCTGGACCGGGATATCACCCGGCTTTCAAGGGAGGACCGGAAGGCCTCTCAGCAAAAGGGAGGGACATTAAAGACCCAAAAGGCGTTTCTCTTTGAACAGGTCAGGGATTTTGTGGAGCAGCAGTACGCCGTGTATGCGGCCTCGGCCCGGGAAGCGATCATGGATAGATATCTGCGGGACATGAAGCTTTCCAATCTGGAGGAGAGGGATTACGAGCGGATGCATCGGATCATCCAAAAAATGGTGAAAGCCCTCAATGACACCCATTCCAGACGGAAAAGAGGGGCCCGACGGGGCATCCTGGACCTAAAAAAAACCCTCAGAGAAAATATCGCCTATCAGGGGCTGATCTTTGCCCCCCGCTGGAAGGCAAAAAAGATCGACCGGCCCGACATGGTGGTGCTGTGCGATATCAGCCGCTCGGTGGAAGCGGTATCCCGGTTCACGCTCCTTTTCCTGTACAGCCTCAACGACGAGATTGCCAGGATCCGATCCTTTGTCTTCTGTTCCAATATGGCGGAGGTTTCCCATATTTTTGAGGCCTACGGGGTGGACGAGGCCCTGGTGCGGCTGCAGAAGGGGACCGGGCTGGGGGTGGGTCTCGGCCGGACCGACTACGGACAGACATTCCGGGAGTTAAAGAATCACGGTCTGGAGAGGATCGGCCGCAGGACCACCGTCCTCATCTTAGGCGATGCGCGGAACAACTACGGGGCCCCTGAAACCGGGATCCTGAGTCTCATCCACAAAAGGGCCAGGCGGGTCATCTGGCTCAACCCGGAATCCCCCCCCTTCTGGGGGACCGGAGACTCGGAGATGAAGCGATACCTCCCCTTCTGCACCCTGGCCCGGGAGTGCAGCAGCGTCAACCACCTGGAACGGGTGGTGGGATATCTGGTGAGAGATGGCTGA
- a CDS encoding InlB B-repeat-containing protein, whose translation MKRNKGTIIVRSAIMGLICLLLFGVQIVWAGNIDATYKYAWGENAGWHNWRSTNAQATVEATYLTGYVWAENIGWIKLGVDAAGPYDNTDETDWGVNKDGSGNLSGYAWSENVGWINFNPTNGGVTISTSTNKFDGYAWGERIGWIHFQNDSPEYYVMQELIIAPAVTTEEVTGVGTATAIGNGTITDLGSPDPTAHGVCWNTSGNPNADDDDCTDEGLASTIGSFTSNITGLSAGTTYYVRAYATNTAGTSYGEQVEFKTQVVLTMSAFPAASGTTEPPAGSTTNVDAGEAQNITASAAPGYHFDNWTADPAENADFDNATVAFTTVTLTGSATVTANFAINTYTLTTAANPVESGTVVKDPDKANYEHGEEVQVTATAEAGYTFTGWTGDLSGTNNPASLAMDGDKTVTANFAATYTVTYDGNGNTGGAPPEDGSAYQEGTEVTVLDAGSLVKTGYTFDNWNTASDGGGTPYAPGETFSMPGANVTLYAQWTAASTRYVCRDGYCGGKTPCDMTIQQAIEAADTGTVILIADGTYDETISLNADKVLTLQGGWDASFGSQTGTTTLKGAPKAPQGSLTLQELVIKPE comes from the coding sequence ATGAAGAGGAATAAAGGAACTATCATTGTGCGCTCAGCAATCATGGGACTGATTTGTCTTCTCCTTTTTGGTGTGCAGATCGTGTGGGCAGGCAATATCGACGCGACCTACAAATACGCCTGGGGCGAGAATGCAGGCTGGCACAACTGGCGGTCCACCAATGCCCAGGCCACGGTGGAAGCGACCTATTTGACGGGCTATGTATGGGCGGAAAACATCGGATGGATCAAGCTGGGCGTGGACGCCGCGGGCCCTTATGACAATACCGATGAGACCGATTGGGGCGTGAATAAGGACGGCTCGGGCAACCTTTCTGGCTATGCCTGGAGTGAGAATGTAGGCTGGATCAACTTCAATCCAACAAATGGCGGGGTGACCATCAGCACCAGCACCAACAAGTTCGATGGCTATGCCTGGGGCGAACGGATTGGCTGGATCCATTTCCAGAACGACTCTCCCGAATACTATGTAATGCAGGAATTAATAATTGCCCCCGCTGTAACCACCGAGGAGGTCACCGGTGTCGGCACTGCCACAGCGATCGGTAACGGTACTATCACCGACCTCGGTTCACCCGATCCCACGGCCCACGGCGTCTGCTGGAACACCAGCGGAAATCCGAATGCTGACGATGACGATTGCACCGACGAAGGCCTGGCTTCTACAATCGGTTCATTTACCTCAAACATCACCGGCCTGAGTGCCGGCACGACCTACTATGTGCGGGCCTATGCCACCAATACGGCAGGTACAAGTTACGGGGAACAAGTGGAATTCAAGACCCAGGTTGTACTGACCATGTCGGCATTCCCCGCTGCCAGCGGCACCACAGAGCCTCCTGCAGGGTCGACCACCAACGTGGATGCTGGAGAGGCCCAAAATATCACGGCCTCGGCCGCCCCAGGCTACCACTTTGATAACTGGACAGCAGACCCGGCGGAAAACGCGGATTTTGATAACGCGACCGTCGCATTTACCACCGTCACCCTAACGGGATCGGCCACGGTCACCGCCAATTTTGCCATCAACACCTACACCCTGACCACGGCTGCGAATCCGGTTGAGAGCGGCACTGTGGTCAAGGACCCTGATAAGGCCAATTACGAGCACGGCGAGGAGGTGCAGGTCACAGCTACGGCCGAGGCGGGCTATACCTTTACCGGTTGGACCGGGGACCTGAGCGGAACCAACAATCCGGCCAGCCTGGCCATGGACGGGGACAAGACCGTCACTGCCAACTTCGCGGCCACTTACACTGTGACCTATGACGGCAATGGGAACACCGGGGGAGCCCCACCCGAGGACGGGAGTGCCTACCAGGAAGGTACTGAAGTGACGGTTCTGGACGCGGGCTCCCTGGTCAAGACTGGCTATACCTTCGACAATTGGAACACGGCTTCGGACGGGGGCGGAACCCCATATGCCCCTGGGGAAACGTTCAGCATGCCAGGGGCTAACGTCACGCTGTACGCCCAGTGGACAGCTGCTTCTACCCGATATGTGTGCAGGGATGGGTATTGCGGGGGCAAGACACCGTGTGACATGACAATTCAGCAGGCCATCGAGGCAGCGGACACCGGGACGGTCATACTGATCGCTGATGGCACGTACGATGAAACCATCAGTCTTAACGCAGATAAGGTTCTGACCCTCCAGGGCGGGTGGGACGCGTCATTTGGAAGCCAGACCGGGACTACCACATTGAAAGGTGCGCCCAAGGCCCCGCAGGGGTCTCTGACGTTGCAGGAGTTGGTCATTAAGCCTGAATAA
- a CDS encoding GntR family transcriptional regulator, giving the protein MFEKIKQNRMYESIVTQILEAMFRGDLQADDKLPSEKELGEIFGVSRVTVREAIRSLEQFGMIEVRQGSRGGAYVKKMNLDNVVGQMGNALRMTNITFPHLATARACLEREILTEMIPSKITPEDCDRLARNIDTAEAHFRKNEGSERLHSNFEFHTLLAELTKNPIVILMHKIIVDLSVSFFENVVATTPMVEKTLNQHRQILAFLRDKNFEAAGQTCFQHIQDASANIVEKSKQQSLLVSRRT; this is encoded by the coding sequence ATGTTCGAGAAAATCAAACAGAACCGGATGTATGAAAGTATTGTGACCCAGATTCTCGAGGCCATGTTCCGGGGGGATCTGCAGGCGGACGACAAACTTCCCTCTGAAAAGGAATTGGGGGAGATCTTCGGGGTCAGCCGGGTCACAGTCCGCGAGGCCATACGATCCCTTGAGCAGTTCGGCATGATCGAGGTCAGGCAGGGGAGTCGAGGGGGCGCCTATGTTAAGAAAATGAACCTGGACAACGTGGTCGGCCAGATGGGAAACGCCCTCCGAATGACAAACATCACCTTTCCCCATCTGGCCACGGCCCGGGCATGTCTGGAAAGGGAAATACTCACTGAAATGATCCCCTCAAAGATCACTCCCGAAGACTGTGATCGCCTGGCCCGGAATATCGATACGGCCGAGGCCCATTTCAGAAAAAACGAGGGGAGCGAGAGACTTCACTCCAATTTTGAATTCCACACCCTGTTGGCGGAACTCACCAAGAACCCGATCGTCATCCTGATGCACAAGATCATTGTGGACCTGTCGGTCTCATTTTTCGAGAATGTGGTGGCCACAACGCCGATGGTCGAGAAGACGCTGAACCAGCACCGGCAGATCCTGGCGTTTTTAAGAGACAAGAATTTCGAAGCGGCCGGGCAGACCTGTTTTCAGCACATCCAGGATGCCAGCGCCAATATCGTGGAAAAATCCAAACAGCAATCGCTGTTGGTATCAAGGAGGACCTGA
- a CDS encoding MoxR family ATPase, with translation MEKDAGCGFQAIEDVKKGFEDVGYVCSRQIATTLYLAHHLQKPILVEGPAGVGKTELAKTAAVYLKRPLIRLQCYEGLDESKALYEWKYGKQLLYTQILKDKLADLLEGTKGLADAVDRVHQYDDIFFSERFLAPRPLLMALQEKEGAVLLVDEVDRSDQEFEAFLLEVLSDFQVSVPELGTIRAVSMPYVFLTSNNTREMSEALKRRCLHLYIPFPDSRLEREIVRVRAPGVPERLRAQLVTFVQHLRELDLKKVPSVSETIDWARVLMILNARDLDPELIRDTLNILLKFEVDIEMVEGRLYEMAEKAVR, from the coding sequence ATGGAAAAGGATGCCGGCTGTGGATTTCAGGCGATTGAAGATGTTAAAAAGGGGTTTGAAGATGTCGGATATGTGTGCAGCCGGCAGATTGCCACCACCCTATATCTGGCCCATCACCTGCAGAAACCGATCCTTGTGGAGGGGCCTGCAGGGGTGGGAAAAACCGAACTGGCCAAGACCGCGGCCGTCTACCTGAAAAGGCCCCTGATCCGGCTCCAGTGCTATGAAGGGTTGGATGAATCCAAGGCCCTGTACGAGTGGAAATACGGCAAACAGTTGCTGTATACCCAGATCCTCAAGGATAAACTGGCCGACCTGCTGGAGGGGACCAAGGGTCTGGCGGATGCCGTGGACAGGGTGCATCAGTACGACGACATCTTCTTTTCCGAGCGTTTTCTGGCGCCCAGGCCCCTCCTCATGGCCCTTCAGGAAAAGGAAGGCGCTGTTCTCCTGGTGGATGAGGTGGACAGATCGGACCAGGAGTTTGAGGCCTTTTTGCTGGAGGTCCTGTCGGATTTCCAGGTCTCTGTCCCGGAGCTGGGCACGATCCGTGCGGTCTCCATGCCCTATGTTTTTTTGACCAGCAACAACACCCGGGAGATGAGCGAGGCCCTCAAGCGACGGTGTCTTCATCTCTATATCCCGTTCCCCGATTCCAGACTGGAACGGGAGATCGTACGGGTGCGTGCGCCGGGCGTGCCTGAACGGCTCAGGGCCCAGCTGGTGACCTTTGTGCAGCATCTCAGGGAACTGGACCTGAAAAAAGTCCCCTCGGTCAGCGAGACCATTGACTGGGCCAGGGTCCTGATGATCCTCAATGCCCGGGATCTGGACCCGGAGCTGATCAGAGACACCCTCAATATCCTCTTGAAATTCGAGGTGGACATTGAGATGGTTGAGGGGCGTCTGTATGAAATGGCCGAGAAGGCCGTCCGGTAG